One genomic window of Borreliella burgdorferi B31 includes the following:
- a CDS encoding V-type ATP synthase subunit A has translation MNTKGKVVGVNGNLVTIEVEGSVSMNEVLFVKTAGRNLKAEVIRIRGNEVDAQVFELTKGISVGDLVEFTDKLLTVELGPGLLTQVYDGLQNPLPELAIQCGFFLERGVYLRPLNKDKKWNFKKTSKVGDIVIAGDFLGFVIEGTVHHQIMIPFYKRDSYKIVEIVSDGDYSIDEQIAVIEDDSGMRHNITMSFHWPVKVPITNYKERLIPSEPMLTQTRIIDTFFPVAKGGTFCIPGPFGAGKTVLQQVTSRNADVDVVIIAACGERAGEVVETLKEFPELMDPKTGKSLMDRTCIICNTSSMPVAAREASVYTAITIGEYYRQMGLDILLLADSTSRWAQAMREMSGRLEEIPGEEAFPAYLESVIASFYERAGIVVLNNGDIGSVTVGGSVSPAGGNFEEPVTQATLKVVGAFHGLTRERSDARKFPAISPLESWSKYKGVIDQKKTEYARSFLVKGNEINQMMKVVGEEGISNDDFLIYLKSELLDSCYLQQNSFDSIDAAVSSERQNYMFDIVYNILKTNFEFSDKLQARDFINELRQNLLDMNLSSFKDHKFNKLEHALGELINFKKVI, from the coding sequence ATGAATACAAAAGGAAAAGTCGTTGGAGTTAATGGAAACTTAGTTACTATTGAGGTAGAAGGTTCAGTTTCTATGAATGAAGTTTTATTTGTAAAGACTGCTGGTAGGAATTTAAAAGCAGAAGTAATTCGTATTAGGGGCAATGAAGTTGATGCACAGGTTTTTGAATTGACAAAAGGGATATCTGTTGGAGACCTAGTTGAATTTACAGACAAACTTTTAACAGTTGAACTCGGACCAGGGCTTTTAACTCAAGTATATGATGGGCTTCAAAATCCTTTGCCTGAATTGGCTATTCAATGTGGATTTTTTTTAGAAAGGGGAGTATATTTAAGGCCCTTGAATAAAGATAAAAAGTGGAATTTTAAAAAAACCTCCAAAGTTGGAGATATCGTTATTGCAGGAGATTTTTTAGGTTTTGTAATTGAGGGAACTGTTCACCATCAAATAATGATTCCATTTTATAAAAGGGATTCTTATAAAATTGTGGAGATTGTAAGTGATGGCGACTATTCGATTGATGAGCAAATTGCTGTAATTGAAGATGATTCTGGTATGAGGCATAATATTACAATGTCTTTTCATTGGCCTGTTAAAGTTCCTATTACTAATTATAAGGAACGCCTTATTCCTAGTGAACCTATGTTGACTCAAACTAGAATTATAGATACATTTTTCCCAGTTGCCAAAGGTGGAACTTTTTGCATTCCGGGTCCTTTTGGAGCAGGAAAAACGGTTCTTCAGCAGGTTACAAGTCGAAATGCTGATGTTGATGTAGTGATTATTGCAGCTTGTGGTGAGCGAGCAGGAGAAGTGGTAGAAACTCTTAAAGAATTTCCCGAATTAATGGATCCAAAAACCGGCAAATCTTTAATGGACAGGACTTGTATTATTTGTAATACATCTTCAATGCCAGTTGCAGCTAGAGAAGCTTCTGTTTATACTGCTATTACTATTGGTGAGTATTACAGGCAAATGGGCCTTGATATTCTTCTTTTGGCAGATTCAACTTCAAGATGGGCTCAAGCAATGAGAGAAATGTCTGGACGCCTTGAGGAAATTCCTGGCGAGGAGGCTTTTCCGGCATATCTTGAGTCTGTTATTGCTTCCTTTTATGAAAGGGCAGGTATTGTAGTTCTTAATAATGGGGATATTGGATCTGTAACAGTTGGTGGCTCTGTAAGTCCTGCTGGTGGTAATTTTGAAGAGCCAGTTACTCAAGCAACTTTAAAAGTTGTAGGAGCATTTCACGGGCTTACAAGAGAAAGGTCTGATGCTAGGAAATTTCCAGCTATTAGTCCTCTTGAATCTTGGAGTAAATATAAAGGCGTTATTGATCAAAAAAAGACTGAATATGCAAGATCTTTTTTGGTGAAAGGTAATGAAATTAATCAAATGATGAAAGTTGTTGGAGAAGAAGGCATAAGTAACGATGATTTTTTAATTTATTTAAAATCCGAGCTACTTGATTCGTGCTATTTGCAGCAAAATTCATTTGATTCTATTGATGCTGCTGTTAGTTCAGAGCGTCAAAATTATATGTTTGATATAGTTTATAACATTCTTAAAACTAACTTTGAGTTTTCTGATAAACTTCAAGCAAGAGATTTTATAAATGAGTTAAGGCAAAATCTTTTAGACATGAATCTTTCTTCTTTTAAGGATCATAAGTTTAATAAATTGGAGCATGCTTTGGGTGAATTGATAAATTTTAAAAAGGTAATTTAG
- a CDS encoding V-type ATP synthase subunit E has translation MQFEVKDLINKIKKDGLEEAERASNDIILKAKREAEEIVARAEEAARVLKAKSEKEANDYKCHALEASRQAIRDLIIGVEKNLKSLFENALKDNVTEVLSDNNFLAELIIKITDSWAKGEKLVIQLNESDFSSLEQILRLKLGNKLKEGMELRPFRGISKGFKIQKKNIGLHYDFSAETIADILFDYLNPRFKEVIKVV, from the coding sequence ATGCAATTTGAAGTAAAGGATCTGATAAATAAAATTAAAAAAGATGGGCTTGAAGAAGCTGAGAGAGCATCTAATGATATTATTTTGAAGGCTAAAAGAGAGGCAGAGGAAATAGTTGCTAGAGCAGAAGAAGCTGCTAGAGTATTAAAGGCAAAATCAGAAAAAGAAGCTAATGATTATAAATGCCATGCCCTTGAAGCTTCTCGTCAGGCAATAAGAGATTTAATTATTGGCGTTGAAAAGAATCTTAAATCTCTTTTTGAAAATGCTTTAAAAGATAATGTGACGGAAGTTTTAAGTGATAATAATTTTTTAGCAGAGCTTATAATTAAAATAACAGATTCATGGGCTAAGGGAGAAAAATTAGTTATTCAATTAAATGAATCTGATTTTTCTAGTTTAGAGCAGATATTAAGACTAAAACTTGGCAATAAGCTTAAGGAAGGGATGGAGCTTAGGCCTTTCAGGGGCATAAGCAAAGGTTTTAAGATTCAAAAAAAGAATATTGGTTTGCATTATGATTTTTCAGCTGAAACTATTGCAGACATTCTTTTTGATTATCTTAATCCAAGATTTAAGGAAGTTATAAAAGTGGTCTAG
- a CDS encoding endonuclease MutS2, whose protein sequence is MQDEQDKYLKNIDFYEILSLVSKYVSNPDTVNLLSNQKILKTKESLEKIFSFVSLIRMLFESCKGYPNSFINSLKYPISLLLKENSRVSIENLRDIIVFLDEVLRINLFLHKNSDIKHLNVQILSDLLFLNPELKNLLNELKEHIDVDALELKSGVVKEYDSIEFEIKNLNRRVENQIKKIISLNAEYLTSNFVCYKSNKYTLALKSNFKGKIKGNIISISSSGETFYIEPNDIVNANNRLNYLSLEKERIILKILRNLSAKVHSNIVLLDNLYNNFLYYDSLKARAIYGIKTKGVFPEISNVLNIFDAHHPLLKDSKAITFTPAENRVVIITGPNAGGKTVTLKTIGLLSAMFQFGIPIVVGESSTFKIFDNIFIDIGDEQSISNSLSTFSSHMSNISYILKHTTKDSLVIFDEFCSGTDIDQGQALAISILEYLININSYVLISTHYNALKYFAYTHEGVVNASMRMDLETMQPNYNLIFSIPGESYAFNVASKALIDRSIVIRANEIYSSQKTEINEILEKLIEKEKDLLLIKESMDKKLIQIELQEKELENFYQDLLLREKNIETKLLNEQNEFLKNSRKVLENLVREIKEGNINVAKNKAFISDLEKNVDLKTNKVNSLNNKRNVVADFKIGDKVRIVNSNAKGKIVGISKKKITVNVGAFNVSVSSSEISLENFKEKKENGKNFNFSIDYNKENLLSFTIDIRGMRSVDALDFLNKKIDNIILNGINKFEIIHGKGEGHLMREVHNLLKELKFIRKYYFAHPSDGGSGKTIVEI, encoded by the coding sequence ATGCAAGATGAACAAGATAAATATTTAAAAAATATTGACTTTTATGAAATTTTATCTTTAGTATCTAAATACGTTTCTAATCCGGATACTGTTAATTTACTAAGTAATCAAAAAATATTAAAAACAAAAGAAAGTTTAGAGAAAATATTCTCCTTTGTAAGTCTGATTAGAATGCTTTTTGAAAGTTGCAAAGGATATCCAAATTCTTTTATAAATAGTTTAAAATATCCCATTTCATTATTATTAAAAGAAAATTCAAGAGTTTCTATTGAAAATTTGAGAGATATTATAGTGTTTTTAGATGAGGTTTTAAGAATAAATTTATTTTTGCATAAAAATAGTGATATCAAGCATCTTAATGTTCAGATTTTATCTGATTTATTATTTTTAAACCCAGAGCTAAAAAATTTGCTTAATGAATTGAAAGAACATATAGATGTTGATGCTCTTGAATTGAAAAGTGGTGTTGTAAAAGAATATGATTCGATTGAATTTGAAATTAAAAATTTAAATAGACGAGTTGAAAATCAGATAAAAAAAATAATTAGTTTGAACGCAGAATATTTGACTTCTAATTTTGTTTGTTATAAATCGAATAAATATACCCTTGCTCTTAAGTCTAATTTTAAAGGCAAAATTAAGGGTAATATTATTTCTATTTCGTCATCAGGTGAAACATTTTATATTGAGCCAAACGATATTGTAAATGCTAACAACAGGTTAAATTATTTGAGCTTAGAAAAAGAAAGAATAATTTTAAAAATTTTACGAAATCTTTCTGCTAAAGTTCATAGCAACATTGTTCTTTTAGATAACCTTTATAATAATTTTTTGTATTATGATTCTTTAAAAGCTCGAGCGATTTATGGAATCAAAACTAAAGGGGTATTTCCCGAGATTTCAAATGTATTAAATATTTTTGATGCACACCATCCTTTGTTAAAGGATTCAAAGGCAATAACTTTTACTCCTGCTGAGAATCGTGTTGTAATTATTACTGGTCCTAATGCTGGTGGAAAAACGGTAACTTTAAAGACAATTGGACTACTTAGTGCAATGTTTCAATTTGGGATCCCTATTGTTGTTGGTGAGTCTAGCACTTTTAAAATTTTTGATAACATTTTTATTGACATTGGTGATGAGCAGTCAATTTCTAATTCTCTTTCAACTTTTTCAAGCCATATGAGCAATATTTCTTATATTTTAAAACATACTACAAAAGATAGCCTTGTAATATTTGATGAATTTTGCTCAGGAACAGACATTGATCAAGGTCAGGCGCTTGCTATTTCAATTCTTGAATATTTGATCAATATTAATTCTTATGTTTTAATATCAACTCATTATAATGCTCTTAAATATTTTGCATATACCCATGAAGGTGTTGTTAATGCTTCTATGCGGATGGATTTAGAGACAATGCAGCCCAATTATAATTTAATTTTTTCCATTCCTGGTGAAAGTTATGCGTTTAATGTTGCTAGCAAGGCTTTGATTGACAGGAGCATAGTAATTCGTGCTAATGAAATTTATTCATCTCAAAAAACAGAAATTAATGAAATTTTAGAAAAATTAATAGAAAAAGAAAAAGATTTGCTTTTAATTAAAGAAAGTATGGATAAGAAATTAATCCAAATAGAATTGCAAGAAAAAGAGCTAGAAAATTTTTATCAAGATCTTTTATTAAGGGAAAAAAATATTGAGACAAAGCTTTTAAATGAGCAGAATGAATTTTTAAAAAATTCAAGAAAAGTTTTAGAAAATTTGGTTAGAGAAATAAAAGAGGGCAATATTAATGTTGCAAAGAATAAAGCTTTTATATCAGATTTGGAAAAAAATGTAGACCTCAAGACAAATAAAGTGAATTCTCTTAACAATAAGAGAAATGTAGTTGCAGATTTTAAAATAGGAGACAAGGTTAGAATAGTTAATTCTAATGCAAAAGGAAAAATAGTCGGGATCTCAAAAAAGAAGATCACCGTTAATGTAGGTGCTTTTAATGTTAGTGTTTCTAGCTCAGAGATATCTTTGGAAAACTTTAAAGAAAAAAAAGAGAATGGAAAAAATTTTAACTTTTCAATTGATTATAATAAGGAAAATTTATTAAGCTTTACCATTGATATTAGGGGTATGAGGTCTGTTGATGCTCTAGACTTTTTGAATAAGAAAATAGATAATATTATATTAAATGGTATTAATAAATTTGAGATCATTCATGGAAAAGGGGAGGGCCATCTTATGAGAGAAGTTCACAATTTATTAAAAGAATTGAAGTTTATTAGAAAATATTATTTTGCTCACCCTAGTGATGGAGGGTCTGGAAAAACCATAGTTGAGATTTAA
- the rsgA gene encoding ribosome small subunit-dependent GTPase A: MNYLEFEVIWGVNNIYSILELNSKLIYEGIFKGKVLETGCKEYSPLVPGDIVLGYIYSSRKVYIDKRLSRKNILWRYNKKADLRQTIVSNIDNVLIVSSANFPEMKNFFIDRVLIVAEEQNIVPIIVINKIDKGISQKAQEFSEIYENLGYKVLKTSVKTYEGIKEVKEVLKNSRTSFIGQSGVGKSSLINLIDSRASQSVNEISHKYSRGKHTTVYSISFHSDSGIIVDTPGIKEFGIETLPFENLKYYFKEFENFASFCKYKSCLHVSEPYCSVTSSLDNGISKLRYESYLKILSELKNYKNYAR; the protein is encoded by the coding sequence TTGAATTATCTTGAATTTGAAGTTATTTGGGGAGTTAATAATATATATTCTATTTTAGAGCTTAACAGTAAGTTAATTTATGAAGGAATTTTTAAGGGTAAGGTATTAGAAACAGGTTGCAAGGAGTACAGTCCTTTAGTTCCGGGGGATATAGTCTTAGGATATATTTATAGTTCTCGCAAAGTGTATATTGATAAGCGATTAAGCAGGAAAAATATTCTTTGGCGTTACAATAAGAAAGCAGATCTTAGACAGACAATTGTTTCTAATATTGATAATGTTTTGATTGTAAGTTCTGCTAATTTTCCTGAGATGAAAAATTTCTTTATTGACAGAGTTCTTATTGTTGCAGAAGAACAAAATATTGTTCCTATTATTGTGATTAATAAAATTGACAAAGGAATAAGCCAAAAGGCACAAGAATTTTCTGAAATTTATGAAAATCTAGGATACAAGGTTTTAAAAACTTCTGTTAAAACTTATGAGGGCATTAAAGAAGTAAAAGAGGTTTTGAAAAATTCAAGAACTTCTTTTATTGGCCAGTCTGGCGTTGGTAAATCTTCTTTGATAAATTTGATTGATTCAAGAGCTTCTCAATCGGTAAATGAAATTTCACATAAGTATTCTAGGGGAAAACATACTACCGTTTATTCAATATCATTTCATTCTGATAGCGGAATAATAGTTGATACTCCAGGAATAAAGGAGTTTGGAATTGAAACATTACCCTTTGAGAATCTTAAGTATTATTTTAAAGAGTTTGAAAATTTTGCTAGTTTTTGTAAATATAAATCCTGTTTGCATGTTAGCGAACCTTATTGTTCTGTTACAAGTTCTTTGGATAATGGAATTTCTAAACTTAGATACGAAAGCTATTTAAAGATTTTGTCAGAGCTTAAAAATTATAAAAATTATGCAAGATGA
- the murI gene encoding glutamate racemase: protein MKNFKEVIIIFDSGIGGLSYFKYIKSRIGGCQYVYVADNKNFPYGEKSPEYLLEAVLFLIEKLKKIYNIGALVLACNTISVSVYNKLNFVFPVVYTLPDVSSVSDLVLKRVLLIATNTTLESKFVKDQVNIHNDLIVKAAGELVNFVEYGENYKKYALRCLEALKFEVVNTGREIVFLGCTHYLHLKVMIEDFLKIPVYENRELVVKNLIRSMNFSEHKGNYYKNDFDFVDDEFYLTENKNLTFYQNFCKKYNLRFKGMIV, encoded by the coding sequence ATGAAAAATTTCAAAGAAGTAATAATTATTTTTGATTCAGGAATAGGAGGGCTTTCTTATTTTAAATATATTAAAAGTAGAATAGGGGGATGCCAATATGTTTATGTTGCCGATAATAAAAATTTCCCTTATGGAGAAAAAAGTCCTGAATATCTTCTAGAAGCAGTTTTGTTTTTGATTGAGAAGCTTAAAAAAATCTATAATATTGGTGCATTAGTTTTGGCTTGTAATACAATTTCTGTTAGTGTATACAATAAATTAAATTTTGTTTTTCCAGTAGTCTATACTTTGCCAGATGTAAGTTCAGTTTCAGATCTTGTTTTAAAAAGAGTTCTTTTGATTGCAACAAATACTACTCTTGAAAGCAAATTTGTTAAGGATCAAGTAAATATACATAATGATTTGATTGTAAAAGCTGCTGGAGAGCTTGTTAATTTTGTTGAATATGGAGAGAATTACAAAAAATATGCTCTTAGATGTTTAGAAGCTTTAAAATTTGAAGTTGTAAATACTGGTAGAGAAATTGTTTTTCTTGGATGCACGCATTATTTGCATCTTAAGGTAATGATAGAAGATTTTTTAAAAATTCCTGTTTATGAGAATCGTGAATTAGTGGTAAAAAATCTTATTAGATCAATGAATTTTTCTGAACACAAAGGTAATTATTATAAGAATGATTTTGATTTTGTAGATGATGAGTTTTATTTGACCGAAAATAAAAATTTGACTTTTTATCAAAATTTTTGCAAAAAATATAATCTTCGCTTTAAGGGAATGATAGTTTGA
- the asnS gene encoding asparagine--tRNA ligase, with the protein MFASIKDILKNPILNSNVTINGWIRTKRSNGKIGFIEINDGSTLKGIQAVINEEENQFSEKDLKKLTTGTSISLTGLLVESPAKGQNYEIKTHSFNVIGETDPETYPLQKKRHSFEFLREIPHLRIRTNTFGAIARVRNKISYKIHEYFQKNGFFYINTPIITSNDGEGAGEMFRVSTLKFNKLNNALSNIDFKDDFFGKEAFLSVTGQLHGEAYAMALSKIYTFGPTFRAENSNTTRHASEFWMIEPEMAFYKLNDNIALAEDLLKYLLSSILNECSQDMDFLENYIEKGLIKKLENVINSNFEVITYTKAIEILENSKKNFEIKPYWGIDLQTDHERYLTEETFKKPVVVIDYPKNFKAFYMKANKDNKTVKGMDILVPKIGEIIGGSEREDDLQKLENRIKELNLNIEHLNWYLDLRRFGSAPHSGFGLGLERLVQYSTGISNIRDSIPFPRTPKNLYF; encoded by the coding sequence ATGTTTGCAAGCATTAAAGATATTTTAAAAAACCCAATTTTAAACAGCAATGTTACAATAAACGGCTGGATTAGAACCAAAAGAAGTAATGGCAAAATTGGATTTATAGAAATTAATGATGGTTCAACGCTTAAAGGAATTCAAGCTGTAATAAACGAAGAAGAAAATCAATTTAGTGAAAAAGATCTAAAAAAATTAACAACAGGAACAAGTATATCGTTAACGGGCCTATTAGTAGAAAGTCCTGCAAAAGGGCAAAATTATGAAATAAAAACACATAGTTTTAATGTAATCGGGGAAACAGACCCAGAAACTTACCCATTGCAAAAGAAAAGACATTCTTTTGAATTTTTAAGAGAAATACCCCATTTAAGAATACGAACCAACACATTTGGAGCTATTGCTAGGGTAAGAAACAAAATTTCATACAAAATTCATGAATATTTCCAAAAAAATGGTTTTTTTTATATTAATACACCAATAATTACATCAAATGATGGGGAAGGTGCTGGAGAAATGTTTAGGGTTTCCACACTAAAATTTAATAAACTAAACAATGCACTTAGCAATATTGATTTTAAAGACGATTTTTTTGGAAAAGAAGCTTTTCTCTCTGTCACTGGTCAATTGCATGGGGAAGCATATGCAATGGCTTTATCTAAAATATATACATTCGGACCAACATTTAGAGCAGAAAATTCTAACACCACACGCCACGCTTCAGAATTTTGGATGATAGAACCAGAAATGGCTTTTTATAAGCTTAACGACAATATTGCCCTAGCAGAAGATCTCTTGAAATATCTTTTAAGTTCAATTTTAAACGAATGCTCACAAGATATGGATTTTTTAGAAAATTACATTGAAAAAGGTTTAATTAAAAAACTAGAAAATGTAATAAATTCAAATTTTGAGGTTATTACCTATACTAAAGCAATTGAAATTCTTGAAAACTCAAAAAAAAATTTTGAAATAAAACCTTACTGGGGAATAGATTTGCAAACAGATCACGAAAGATACCTAACAGAAGAGACTTTTAAAAAACCGGTAGTGGTCATTGATTATCCAAAAAATTTCAAAGCATTTTACATGAAAGCAAATAAAGACAATAAAACTGTTAAAGGAATGGACATACTTGTTCCAAAAATTGGAGAGATTATAGGGGGAAGCGAAAGAGAAGATGACCTTCAAAAATTAGAAAATAGAATAAAAGAATTAAACTTAAACATTGAACATCTAAACTGGTATCTTGATCTAAGAAGATTTGGCTCGGCTCCTCATTCTGGCTTTGGACTTGGACTTGAAAGATTGGTGCAATACTCAACAGGAATATCTAATATAAGAGATTCAATACCATTCCCAAGGACTCCTAAAAATCTTTATTTTTAA
- a CDS encoding phosphoribosyltransferase, with protein sequence MKKYVSYEEIRINGFKLAYKIYKDGFIPDIMYVSLRGGAYLGNIISEFFKFVKVDKPLLYAAVVARSYDIFNEQKKIMIDGWTYDPKYLRAGDKVLFVDDIFDTGRTIVYLRNEVLKKGIESENVKIAVYDYKDHGFVDYIPDYYVNKYSNQEELNTWIHYGNHELTGLNESEYKNSFKYIDDELNEILKFLAKNKS encoded by the coding sequence ATGAAGAAATATGTTTCTTATGAAGAGATAAGAATTAATGGATTTAAGCTTGCTTATAAAATTTATAAAGATGGATTTATTCCAGATATTATGTATGTCTCTCTGAGAGGAGGGGCCTATCTTGGCAATATTATTAGCGAATTTTTTAAATTTGTAAAAGTAGATAAACCTCTTTTATATGCTGCTGTTGTTGCTAGATCTTATGATATTTTTAATGAGCAAAAAAAGATAATGATAGATGGCTGGACTTATGATCCAAAATATTTAAGGGCAGGCGATAAAGTTTTATTTGTTGATGACATTTTTGATACAGGTCGTACTATTGTTTATTTGAGAAATGAAGTTTTAAAAAAAGGCATAGAGAGTGAAAATGTTAAAATAGCAGTTTACGATTATAAGGATCATGGATTTGTAGATTATATTCCTGATTATTATGTTAATAAATATTCTAACCAAGAAGAATTAAATACTTGGATTCATTATGGAAATCATGAGCTGACAGGATTAAATGAAAGTGAATATAAGAATAGTTTCAAATACATAGATGATGAGCTTAATGAGATTTTAAAATTTTTGGCAAAAAATAAATCTTAA
- the htrA gene encoding DegQ family serine endoprotease HtrA, which yields MEKKFFSGFLLSFLALSIGFFIGMHYLASNRSNIVFAEEKDNTVRALQDSFREVSKKILPSSVEVHATGVIKQSFPIPFFFFDMPEFDSERKSNWAGSGVIIGRDSQKKSLFYVVTNSHVVDKATELEVVSYDKKKHKAKLIGKDEKKDIALISFESDDATIKVADLGDSDKLEIGDWVMAVGSPFQFSFTVTAGIVSGLQRSANPNLQSRNLFIQTDAAINRGNSGGPLVNIKGEVIGINAWIASNSGGNIGLGFAIPVNNIKSTVDFFLKGKKIESAWLGISFYPLKTRDSEVLKSLGVESNDVSAAIIASLYPGSPAVKSGLRAGDIIMKVNGVSMSVFQDVTSYISDFYAGEKVNVEILRGNVKKNIEIVLAVRPKDKELSSSKMLPGFVVYPLVEDIKAQLNLRNWIKGVVVDYIDKNLASNIKMKSGDVILSVNSKSVSNLREFYDALEVGKNTYKILRGNDSFKITF from the coding sequence GTGGAAAAAAAGTTTTTTTCTGGATTTCTTCTTAGTTTTTTGGCTTTGAGTATTGGATTTTTTATTGGGATGCATTATTTAGCTTCTAATAGAAGCAACATTGTTTTTGCAGAAGAAAAGGACAATACCGTACGAGCCTTACAAGATTCTTTTAGAGAGGTTTCCAAGAAAATTTTACCATCATCTGTGGAAGTTCATGCAACAGGGGTAATCAAGCAGAGTTTTCCTATTCCATTTTTCTTTTTTGATATGCCAGAATTTGATTCTGAGAGAAAAAGCAATTGGGCGGGGTCTGGAGTAATAATTGGTAGAGATTCTCAAAAAAAATCATTATTTTATGTGGTTACGAATAGTCATGTGGTAGATAAGGCAACTGAACTTGAAGTTGTATCTTATGATAAAAAAAAGCACAAGGCTAAGTTAATTGGCAAAGATGAAAAAAAGGATATTGCCCTTATTAGCTTTGAAAGTGATGACGCAACTATTAAAGTAGCTGATCTTGGAGATAGTGATAAGCTTGAAATAGGTGATTGGGTTATGGCAGTGGGCAGCCCTTTTCAATTTAGTTTTACAGTTACAGCAGGTATTGTAAGTGGATTGCAACGTTCTGCAAATCCTAATTTGCAATCAAGGAATCTGTTTATTCAAACCGATGCTGCAATCAACAGGGGTAATTCAGGTGGTCCTCTTGTAAATATAAAGGGCGAGGTTATTGGAATTAATGCTTGGATAGCTTCAAATTCTGGCGGAAATATTGGGTTGGGTTTTGCAATTCCTGTTAACAATATTAAAAGCACTGTAGATTTTTTCCTTAAAGGTAAAAAAATTGAATCGGCTTGGCTTGGAATTTCTTTTTATCCGCTAAAGACAAGAGATTCTGAGGTGCTAAAAAGCTTAGGGGTTGAAAGTAATGATGTTTCAGCTGCAATTATTGCTTCTCTTTATCCGGGTTCACCCGCTGTTAAATCAGGGCTTAGGGCAGGGGATATTATTATGAAGGTTAATGGGGTTTCCATGAGCGTTTTTCAAGATGTTACATCATATATTAGTGATTTTTATGCTGGTGAGAAAGTAAATGTAGAAATCTTAAGAGGCAATGTCAAAAAAAATATTGAGATTGTTCTTGCTGTTAGACCTAAGGATAAAGAGCTTTCTTCTTCAAAGATGCTTCCAGGCTTTGTTGTGTATCCATTGGTTGAGGATATTAAAGCTCAGCTTAATTTAAGAAATTGGATTAAAGGTGTTGTTGTTGATTATATTGATAAAAATTTAGCATCAAATATTAAAATGAAATCAGGAGATGTAATTCTTTCTGTAAATTCAAAAAGTGTTTCTAATTTAAGAGAATTTTATGATGCTCTTGAGGTTGGAAAAAATACTTATAAAATTTTGAGAGGAAACGATTCTTTTAAAATTACATTTTAG
- the map gene encoding type I methionyl aminopeptidase, which produces MTKLRLKSKDEIKKIKASASLLALTLLEVERNIVPGISTKELDLIAYDFIIKNRAKPAFKGYRGFKGTICASVNEEVIHGIPGKRKLADGDIVSIDCGVILDGFYSDMAKTFKVGNVDSSIDKLLEVTNASLYKGIAEMKVGNRILNISKAIEDYIKPFGFGIVREYTGHGVGFELHEEPSVPNYYAPFFKNIRIQEGMVLAIEPMVNLRGHKVSIKSDGWTVFASDLSYSAHFEHTVAVVDGLPLILSEV; this is translated from the coding sequence TTGACTAAACTAAGATTGAAATCTAAAGATGAGATTAAAAAAATAAAAGCTTCAGCAAGTTTGTTAGCGCTTACTTTGTTAGAAGTTGAGAGAAATATTGTTCCTGGTATTAGCACCAAGGAGCTTGATTTGATAGCCTATGATTTTATTATTAAAAATAGAGCTAAGCCTGCTTTTAAGGGATATCGTGGGTTTAAGGGCACTATTTGCGCATCTGTTAATGAAGAGGTTATTCACGGCATTCCCGGAAAAAGAAAATTAGCGGATGGGGATATTGTTAGTATTGACTGTGGGGTTATTCTTGATGGGTTTTATAGCGATATGGCAAAAACTTTTAAGGTTGGAAATGTAGATTCTAGTATCGATAAACTTTTAGAAGTTACAAATGCCTCTCTTTACAAGGGTATCGCTGAGATGAAAGTTGGAAATAGAATTTTAAATATATCAAAGGCAATAGAAGATTATATAAAGCCGTTTGGTTTTGGAATAGTTAGAGAATATACAGGCCATGGTGTTGGATTTGAACTTCACGAAGAACCAAGTGTTCCAAATTATTATGCTCCTTTTTTTAAAAATATTAGAATTCAAGAGGGTATGGTTTTGGCTATTGAGCCTATGGTAAACTTAAGGGGGCACAAGGTTTCAATAAAAAGTGATGGTTGGACTGTTTTTGCATCTGATCTTAGTTATTCTGCACATTTTGAACATACTGTTGCTGTTGTTGATGGATTGCCTTTAATTTTAAGTGAAGTTTAA